The Brachypodium distachyon strain Bd21 chromosome 4, Brachypodium_distachyon_v3.0, whole genome shotgun sequence nucleotide sequence cCAACGCAACGTCTCGAAGGATACTCCCGAAACCACGAGTACCTCACAAGGCAGCGCACCTAGGCCCGGTTTCCTCGCAAAACCTACCTAGCCAGTGGCTCGCCCCGAGGAGAGCTACGCTCGAGGTATTGAATGATGAATCTCGGCACGACATCAACGTTGgagttgacccgaaggcattcccaATACCTccggctcaagggggctactgttgtaatataatagaatccttacatgggccggaccgtaatcctacgtggcggCGACCAAATCAACAAATCCCAAAGACCGGTCAAATCGCCAACAAGGCATAGACATACCAACTAgcgccggtcaaaggagtcaaagggtcaagccTCCCATGCCATGCTCAAAGGAACTAGAGTAGGGGCCAGAAAGCTCTAGGGGGAAATTTACCACCttaccctcactttccctctccctcaagggtagccttggtcttttgtcatggacccctaggctataaatacccacCCCCctcatgggggcatgtatcattcactctccattggaataagatcaaaggggagagggctagagcaacctaaggagcctactctcgagtgcttgggtcgagcctagtctcgatTCGACCTCGGGGACACAACTtgggaagcctagtttcgaggttccgggccgtcGAGTACGACcccgactcgaagtagagggatcgggttagagtctcgagggtatcccaacctcgccACTTGGGAAGAtaagttcggcccaagtccaaggcggcccctagagatctctcgccataggtgatttgggaagacgagttcggacCAAACACTTGGCTAACGActcccctcgaagcctctcctaacataggactaagtcgtacccgcaggatCGACCGaatctattaaaaaaatatcgacgtgtcaacttgtccaaagtgtacggcgaccttcgctataaggccggcgtacaccccCTACATACTATTTTCACATTTGTGCCATCGACCATTGACACTCCGTattcctgttgttttctagaacaacaacaggtATAAAAACTAATTTTTCTATTCTGAAAAATGAtgatttaatatttttaattggCAAAATGTCTGTTTTCCCTTGTCTCGGGCCGGGTCCAGGTTTGGGGTTTTACTGAATTGGCCCGGGGTATGCCCAGGTCTAGTAGGACACATGTCATGGTGGCGCTGCCATGCTATATAGTaataaatattaaataatAATCATATATAACTGAATCACCCCTCAGATACAGGAGAAAATAGCTTCAACCGACATATAAGAAAACTGCACTGAGCAGCAACTGCTGATTGCAGAAGATTGATACTAACTTCCCAATTGATCGAGTCTTACTCACAGGGTCACAACAAAATATGCAGGCCTAAAAGTTTCTGATTGTTCAAGATTTTCCCAACCCGCCAATAGGTCAAGCTTCATTGATACCACCTACAGGTCAAGCTTCATTGATACTACCTACCAAAATACAGATAATTTGGTGTCCCCTAAGCCAAGAATGAAAACGTAATTGTACTTTACACAATAATAAAGTTATCTAAAATGGTATAAGAACTGATTAAGGTACTATCTGATTCGCCTGCCGAAATAGGAATTTTGTGTAAATCCTATGAATCTAGGATACCTTCAGAATTAACTCTAGCATCTAAAGTTTATGGACAAATTAAATAATGAATCCAACTCCCGCAAATTTTTTAGCGAATCCAACAAAATATCGATGCTAAATTTGTAAGTCGAACCCTCTATGTCGCAAGAGTAAGAAATCTCAGCACCTATAGAAAGAACTGACGGACCGTACGCAGGTGAAATTTGTCGCCCAGGTAGTCAGCCCTCACACATTAGTAAAAGAGCCGTAATCCGATGCCCCAATCTCAATCTCATCTAAGAGTGGTTCCTTCGAAAATTTTCGGATCGAAAGGGGGGGAATCACAACATTGGTCCTACAGTCCTTAAGGCttaagggaaaaaaaatactcactccgtcccataaagattggcacggatttgaactaaatctttatgggacggagggagtacgacaTAATGGGGATCGCCAGTTCGCCACAGCGGAATCGGAATCAGAGGTCCCTATGAATCAATGGGTAGTAGGGCTTATGGGCCGATGGAGTTCCCATTCTCACCTGCTTGAGCGAGGACAGGAAGGTGATCTTGCCAGAAACAGTGGGCGGCGGTGCATCACCAGCGACAGACGCAGGCGCATGAGACCACGTCCTTGCAAGCCGGTCACCGCTCGCCAACGGACGCCTCCACGTACCCGCCGCACCAACTCCGAGAGGAGCTCCGGCAGAAGCCGTGGCCACCTCTCCCCTCTGCTCTTCCGCCTGCCTTCCCTCCGCTAAGGGAGTGGGGAGTCTTTTCTTTACCTTTTAAGATGAATGGGTGTGGAGTTCATGAATCGGGAATAGATCAATGCATTGTAGGTTCAATTAGTTCGGATTGATTCTTGTCGATTTGACTATCTCATTAAACTCAGTTAGACTATTTCAAACAAAACTCATTGAAACCTCATTGGAAATTCACAAATACCCATTGAAAATCTAAACGTGCAATTATAATCTCATTGAAATTTCACATATGCACCACTGAAAATCCAACCATGCAATTAAAATCTCATTGAAATTCCACAGATGCACcattgaaaatccaaaggtgcAATTATTTCATTGACAATTCGTTCGAAATTTCGTTGGCATCAACTATTTCAATGGTATGACAATAAAAAATTCGTTAGCACCAATCATTGCAAAACCTAAGGGTGTAAATAGAAAAATGACTAGAGGGGTGAGTGTAGCGAGGGTGGATTCACACAAAACTTAAAGGGCTAAATTCAAAACTGTCAAATGGTCTACTTCTGTCCTTAGGATTCAGATTGGATGACCCAAATTGTTTCGGAGCATGGCACCGTGTGGGAGCACCTCATAGCTTGGTAGCACTATAAATCTTCTTGACAAATATTGTACGACATTGTTACCATGGTCAGTTCGCCACCGCTCCCGGCCGATCCTTCCGTCCACATCGCTAGTCCGGTTGTTAAGGCCCAGCCTCAAGACAGCTAAACAAAAATttgcaatcaaacaaactaCAGATATGAGTGTCACACATGGTGTTTTCGGCCTGCTTTCTCCTAATAAAAGTGATAGTTTGAGATACCAATGAACTAAAAAGTCTCATActagttaaaaaaaacattgattCATCTAGCGGACTCTTCACCTAGAGCTTCTTCTGTGTTCTAAAAAGAGGTAATAACACGGGCGATACATAAACTTGTACCGCGCGAGCAGTTTAGTACATAAACTTGAAAATTGGGGCCAGGTGGTCCATTAACTTGTATGCGGATTCATTTTTGGTCACAGCGAATGGGCAGTCTCCACGTGTCTCGCCACGTGGGATTGAGACAAATGGCAAGTTTAGAAAATAAATCCTATGTTATCGCGtatttgcaaaaaagcccCCCGAATCAAATGTCCCTTTTTCCCCTTTCTCGACAGCAATCCCTAACCCGCCTCCCCGCATCCACCAGAGGGAaggccgacggcgacgacgtTGTAGACGGCGAGGGCTGGCACGGGCGAAGGCGAGGGCGATTGCGACGGCTTGCGATGGAGGAGGCCGGGTCGACGAGTCAGGCATCTGAcagaggcggcggcatcgTCGCTGTGACGACTGGGAAAAGGTGACCCCGAAAGTTTATTGGTCGACTTCTCCAGAATCTACAGTCCAGGTGAACCCCTCTGCAGTTCGTTGAGTCCAGGTGAACCCATCTTCAGTTCGTTCAGTCCAGATGAGACAACTCGCAGCAGAGAATCTGAAGCTAACAAAGGAAAACGAACAGCTTAAGGAGGTGATTTGCAGCctgaagagagagaggaagattGAGAAGAAGATCCATAGGGAAGAGATGAGAAGATATGAAAGAAATGTTGTAGTTTGTATGATTTTGGGTTGTGCTCTATGTTGCTTGATTTATCCTTTGTGTGCTATGTTGATTAGAGGGTTTGTTTGAATGAATGAAAAGAATGAATTTCAGCAGATTGTTGAATGTGTTTTTGAATGAATGAAAATAATGAATTCCAGCATATTGTTGAATCTGTTTTTGACTGAATGAAGATTGAATGATTTGAAGTGAATTTAAGCTGAAGGGTAAACAGCCAAAACACAGGAACAACACTTGAATAATTTGAATTGAATTTAAGCTTTAGACTAAACAGGCAAAACACAGGCACAACACAGACACACTGAATAATCCCAGGATAACAGTTACCATATATAATGTTGTACTAAGCTGACTCAAGTCACACCACAGCAAAAGGACTTAAACACCTAATATCCAGTGCATGAAACATGATTACATGGCAGTGCAATACACAAAAGGGCTTAAGACAGAGCATAAGGAACAAGAAGAACTAAACATCTTCACTAGGGGCATTATGTGTGTTCTGGAGCTCTTCTGCTGCCATCTCATTCAGGTCAGGCAAAGACTGATCAGCTTGTCCTTCATCACCAAACAACAAATAGGACAGAGATCCTGGACATGTCCTGTAAAGTGGGCATGCAGCTCTTCCTCTTCTAGTGTTTGGTTTAGCAACTCCACCTCTACCTCCTCTTGtactgcttctgcttcttgtGGTAGTGCCTATAGCAGCCCCATTTTCAGTTACTGTTGAGACCCCAGCTTCAGTTGTAACCTGTCTTTTCTTACCTCTTCCTTGAGATGAACTAGCCTGTCTTTTCTTAACCCTTCCTTGAGATGAACTAGCTTCCTCAACAGATTGCTTTTCCttgccttttccttttcctctaCCTCTCCTAGTAGATCCTCCTCTCAAATCTCCTCTGGTCATTGCTGTTGTGACCCTTGCAGATGGCATTGCATCCCTTTGAGCTGCCAAAAAAGCACTCTCCTCTGGCAAAGGACCATGTGATTTGTTAAGTGTGACATGAGCTCTCTCCCGCACAGAAGAGACAGCAGATTAGCATGTAGAAACTACAAGTAATTGGTTCATGGTAGAGGAAATAATACAACCTCCTGGCCCATCTTGTACACCATCATGTCTGCCTGATGAGTTGGATCCATCCTTGGGTTTGTAGCTTGTGGCTTGATATTCTGCATATAGGAAGGCAATGTTCAAGTTTCTGTCATATGATGATCAAGAAATATGTTTGTGTTGACCAAACATGAAAATGGTGCATACCTGCAATATCTCTGGAATATCTATTTCTTGATCATCTTCTTGAAGACTTGGATCATTGGCTTGCTCCCTTTCATAATTGTGATGCCCTCTTTTATTGTGATCTGGTTTTCGATCCACATATAGAGCAGTGCATTGTGACTCCAGCCTTTGTCATATACTTGTAtccttcatctttcttctcctcTGGTGTTTTCTTCCTATTTTTCTTAGGCCTTCCCATGACTTTGATGTACAGTGGGGGATTGACAAAGACTCCCTGCACCTTCTCCCAATGTTCTCTTCCTCTAAGTGGAACCATGGTGAAGGCATAGACTTCCTTATATGTCTCTATGGTGTAGCAGCTATGCACTAGCTCTTCTGGATCCATTCTTTCAGATCTGCAGCATGCAATTGCATGGTAGCATGGAATCCCATCCAATTGCCATCTTCTGCAGTCACCTTCCAGGTAAGTCCACATTGTATTCTCTTCTCTGCTCCCTTGATGTAACATGGAATAAACCTCCACCAGCACACAACACAGTGCAATTAGCTGCAAAATCTTCTAGCTTGTTCATTTTCTTCCTAATCTTGGGGCAGATTCTACCAGTCCACTTCTCAGTCTCCTCCTGCTTACTCACAATCCTATGCAAAAGCTTGTAAAATATGGTCTCCAACATTGACAGTATTGACATTTCTCTTGCACAAAGGATATAACTGTCATAAAAGCTGATATGGAGATAAGCTGATATGAAGATAAGCATATATGCTGAAATGGAGTCATTGGGATAAATAGATGCACCTGTTGAAGACTTCTGAATGGTTACTGAGAAGCATATCACATTTTGGGAACTCACTGAAAAATGCTTTGATCCATGTATTGGGTTGGATCTCTTCAACCCATGCCCAAACTTCTTCACTGTCAGCTTTTGTTCTGTCCATATTTCTCTGCCATGCTGGTACATTTGTTGATCTGGCTATTGCCCAAAGATCATTTTTCAGTGTTTCTCCCTTGTGCTTCTTATGGAAATTTTGATACAAATGTCTGACACAATGTCTGTGTTCAGCATCTAGGAATATCTTTTCCATAGCATTGATGAGGCACTATCATAAGCACATCAAAAACAAGTCATAACCATGCAAGtcaaaaaagacaaaactaGTACAAGGTAAGAAATGGTACCTTCTGTCTATCACTCATGATGGTGTAGGGAGATGTGTTTGTAATGTCGAGATCATCTTTCAATGTTTGCAAAAACCATTCCCATGAGCTTGTGCACTCCATTTCAACTAACCCAAATGCTATTGGGTAGATGCAGTCATTGGCATCAATCCCTATAGCAGTGAGTAGTTGTCCTTTGTACTTTGTTTTGATGTGGCATCCATCTAAGCAAATCAAGGGCCTACACCCTTTTAGAAAGCCTCTCTTAAGGGCATCATATGACCAATACAGCGTTGACAAGTGGTCCTTTGGAGGTtcatcttccttttctttagCTTGGACAGTTGACAGGAAATACTTAGAGTCAGGATTAGACCTCCTAAGTTCCTGGCCATAATCTCACAACAAACTGAACTGCAGTGTCGCATCACCATGAATCTGTTGCAAGGAAGCCTTCCTTGCCCTTCCTAGCTTCCACCTTTTAGGTGTCATGTTGAATTCTCTAGTCACCTTATTAGAGAAGGAAGTAAGATCCAATTTCTGGTTATCTCTGAATTCATTCATGAAATACTCTGTCAGAAATGGTGCTGTCAATGCCTTCAACTCCCAAGTTCTCTGACATGTGTGTTTTGGTTGATATGCCCTTACTGTGACACCTCCATTCCTGTTATATTTTGATTCTTTCAACATCCAAGTGCAACCAGGCTCACATACTGCATCTAGCCTCCCTGATTCACTCCTCACCTTCCTCACTTTAACCCTGCCTCTTATGTTGTGTGCTTTTAATGCTTTCCTCAGCTCCTTTACATCAGAATAAAGCAGACCAACTTTGAATTCTAGTTTGTCCATGTCCACCTGTGGATTGAAAGTACTGAACTTGTATTTCAGCTCTTCCTGTTGCTCTTTGGACAGGTCCTCATCTTCAAGTGCAGCATCATCCTCTTGGTCATTGATATCCATCTTCTCATTATTGTCATTGAGTTCCTTGTCCACATTTGCTTCAAACATGTCATCATCTCCATCTAGAGCATCCCAGTCACTGTCATTGAACTCTGAATCTGTGTCACTGTCATTGCACTCGGAATCTGTGTCATCATCTACATCAACCACAACTCTGGGTGATTTGGTTGGCATTGACTCCTCAGTATAAAATGATGGCAAACTGCTATGACAGCTTCCAGCTTCATCAGACACTTGAGCATTCACAGCATTAGGAATTTTCCTTGGACTGATCACAGGTGGCAGCACTGGCCCTGAAACTAGGACATCTGATTTGCAGTGCTTTAAGAAGTTGTAATGATCAATCATGAGGTGAATCATCTTATGGTCCTTAACAGCTGCAGTCATTGCCAATACATCTGCATCCTTCTCTATGCACACTAAGCCATCAGAAAGAGTTTTGCCAGGAAGCAACCAATAAACTTTCATCCTGTCATCATCCTCATAACCAAGCTGCTTCAGCAAGTCTTTGATCCAAAGAAGTGACCATGTGTCAACATCACAGTAGTCAAAAATATCCCAACTAGAGCTAATATATTGCAACTCAGTTCTAATACCACAGAAAAACCCATTGTGTTCAATATTGACTGaaaacaatttagaatcaggTCCTACAAGATTGAAACAGAAGTTCATATAAGCACATTGTACCAGATGATGTCTACGATGTCAATTCTTGCAATGTCAACTATAATGCGCAAGTACTCAACCGAAATTGCACTAATTTTACCCTCTGTCAATCTCAAGTAAACGGTTCAAAATCGTAAACCCTAACCAAATTACGGCCAAACATCACTGCAATTTCAACCGTAACGATCAACCCATCTCGATCGAGATTGCCAACCTAATTACTTCCACCCTACCGATCAACCACACGAAACCCTACCAAAAAAGACTCCTCGACAACGACACGAACGAACGCGGGAACAGATTAGGGCGCGGACATACCGTATTCCGGTGAACCATGATCGCCGCCGATGAGCCGGTGTTGCGGCTCGGCCGCCATCgtcgccggcgcgccgccgccgccgcctgtcgCCTGATCGCCTGGAGACGCCCCCGAGGTGGAGAGGCGCAGACGAATCGTTCGCGGGGAGACAAACGAAGCGACAATGAGAAAtaagagatgagaagaaatgagggtgttttttttaaatataacCTTTCTCCGGACGGCCAGGGACCTCAAAATCAAAGCAAAGGGCttatttgcaaaaatgcaAACATGTCTGAACGACAAAGTGGCGCTTACGTGGCTAATTTCGGACTAATTTGTCCAATTAGCACCCGAAATACAAGTTAATGGACTTTCAAGTTTATGTACTAAACTGCTCGCGTGGTACAAGTTTATGTAGTGTCCGTGCTATTCCCTCTTCTAAAAACACCAGGCCAAAAGCTATAAGCTAGACTAGAACAATGAGTGAAAGGCTCCGATCAGTGAAAGTTACTGCTTTTGCACACCTTCTCTTTATCGTCGATGTTACCAGAAAGAATGTCCATAACGTCCTTTTTTCCcttcaaaaattaaaaattaaaaaaatctaaattAATCAAGTAGTCTAAAGTATATATATCAGTACATTTTTGCCTACTACAACAAACTATAAATCAAGCACCTGCAGACTATCAACATAGGAGGTTATATAAGATCATGCTGCAGCTTGATTATCTTGGAGTTCCTGGATCAATCAGCGGCACTCTTTATCGTCCACAATGATATGAACCTTGATTGCTATCCTCTCCCTGTTCTGATTGCAGGAAGATGAACAGGTCCTGCAGCAGCTGACGGAGGCATAAGGCCGGCCGGACGGTCATTAGAAATGGGCTTGGATGGGCTAGGTTGGGAGCTCGTGTTGAGGAGGAACGGCCGCGGGAGGAAATAAATGGAGTGAAAAAAAGAGCGTCATATATAATTCTGTCGTACGAAATCGATCGTACGCACAGTGTTTCCACTTTCCATAATATACCTATCCAGACACATGATGTCAATATGAACTACTCCACTTGAATTCATGGCAGTCAAATTAAACAACTCAACCAAATTAAGCACCTCCATTCATGTGCTGGACTTCTAAGATTATATGGACCGAGTTAAACCAGTACTTGTTAGTCGCCTCGTTAAACTCATTTTTGTTAACGAGttcacattcaaatttgaagtgTCAGTCGAGCAACAAACTACTCGTTTAATTTGGAAGGTTTGAGCTAAATGTTCAGCCATAGCTGATAAACGGTCAGTCAGAGAACCTATTGGTGTGGCATGGGCTGGCTGTGTGACGTATGAAAAGTGGTCGGGCTAAATGGGCTAGGATAGGAATTAGCTGGTTGCGTCCATGGGTTTGTGTAATAACTCTCCTTAATTGCCCTGATGTGCAGGGAAACCAAAGGTccacatgtcatgcatattaatttgGTGATCCATGGATAATTATATATCTTTTACTCATGGCTAATGGGGTCACCCATGGATAAAAGGAATGGGTGAAAACGGCGACCCTGTAACTTACTCGTTAAATCTCAAAAAATCATTGCAACTTTTCCTTTACACGTAAAAACAGGTAACAAAACTCAGAATACAGAAACAAAAGTTTCCTGATTAAACCTGAGGTCATGAGCTTGCATATATATTATCAGAAGACCATGGTTTGCCATCTAATACTAGAAATCTCAGAGGTAATTAAGGGGCTTCCATTAGGTGAAACCCACCTGGACCTGTCCTAACCAAAAATATGTGAGGCTGTAAATCAAATTGTTTTCCTGCATCGAAATGTACATCTGCAATGGCCAAATCATGAGAGAAGTATTCTTTGCCATCTTATTAATCTTCGCGGGAATTACTATAAGAGAGTACTAGCAGTTATAAGTATCTTTGTAGTATATATACTccttctgatcctaaattcttgactcaaattttcccaaatatggatgtatctattcttaaaaaacgtctagatacatgtaatatttcgacaacaatttaggatcggagggaataccaATTATTGTTATTGTAGACATgagtatatttttatataaaattaGCCAaattctagttttgttttaatCAAGACAACCTTAATTAGAATATTTATTTGAATTGTTGAGTCATCGACTTGaaattcgcaaaaaaaagagtcatGGACTTGAAGATATAGTGAAAGAGcacaatttatttatttgtatttTGTATAAGAAGGCGGTATATATTCGCTCAACATAGCGCATGAAtgaaatttaaataaaatcaacACTCCGatctgattaaaaaaaatacgagAAGTGCCTCCGAaggggcatgcatgcatattctGATCTGAGTTATGCAGATTGGGCAATATATTGGTGGAGCGCCGGCATAGATAGATAGATGTCTCCCACTAGCTAGTACTGCTGCAGCGGCCTTCCACTTTTGTTGTCGACGAAGCTCCTCACCATGTCCTCCACGGGCTCCCACACCGTCTTCCTCCACAGCTCTTCATCCCCaccctcgccggccgccacgcGCGCAAGCAGGTCCGTGCAGTCCACCCGGCGGACGTCCCACCCTTCCAGCGTGCTCATCCGCCGGATCTTGTCCACCTGCTCCAGCACCAGCCCGAACGTGTTGGccttgatctcttccacggcggccgccagcagCTCTTCCTCAttgccctcctcctcctgctgttGCACTACTACCCGGCGCAGGTAGGCGTCCATCTCCGGGAGCCCGATGGCCCGGCGCGCGCCACGGGTGTAGTCATCGGCGCGCAGCCCGGGGTCGAACGCGGCCCGGGCCTCGTCCACGAGCCCGCGCCGCACCATGCCGTCCACGCGCACGGCCGTGCACCGGCGCAGCGTCTCCAGCGCCGCGTCGAGCCACACGAAGAGGCAGTCGTGCTCCTTCCGGAACGCGCCGTCTACCCCTTCGACGAGCGCCTCCACGTAGCGGTTGGACCCGCCGGCCACGACGGGGAGCGCGCCGCGGGAGAGCACGCGCGCGACGGCCGCCGAGGCTTCCCTGTAGAAGTCCTCGGCGGTGAAGTCGGCGTCGGGGCAGCGCACGCAGCCCAGGAGGTGGTGCGGCACCCCGGCGCGCTCCTCGTCCGTCACCTTGTTGGTGATCACGggaaggccggcgtacacctGGATCTTGTCCGAGTTGATCACCTCGCCCCCGAAGCGCGCCGCCAGCGCGATGGCCAGCTTCGACTTGCCGGTCGCCGTCGCGCCCAGGACGAACACCACCTTGGGCTTGCCGCGTTGTTGCTCTTGCTCCATCGCGGTCATGGTGGCAGCCCTCGACTTTCCTTGTCGAGGGCTTGAGTACGTAAGTTTGCTGGTGGGCTGCCCCCGCTCGATAGAGTGTTTGAATTTGAAGGCGACGACGCTCTGGTGCGCGGCCTTTTATAGGGCCCCGGCATGCAGCCCTGGATGGAAAGAAATGAAAGCGCGCGATCGTCCCTTATCTGTGGAATGATTCTTATGGTTAGAATTCAGGGATAAGATTGGTACAGGGAGAGCAATTAATCAAATCCACACTACCCGTTTAGGAAACGCATGAATTCCAGACAGAAATAACAGTGCCTGGTTTCTACATGGATCTAGAAGCACCTGGCTTCCGCATTGCAAACACGAGGATATATATATCGCGCGCGCGTCTACGTTACGCCGCGCGTACGTTCATCAAAGGAAAGCATATCATATATAGTCGTATATTAATTACGTTCCACATATGCTGATATGCTACTATACTATATATCGTGGATTGAACTGAATGGGAAATACATAATCTCCACCGTATCTCCACGTGCAGACATGCATGCTCATGCGTTCCTATCCACATACAACTATATCCATTGCATTTACGGGGAAGAGATTAATGTCCGTATCGTAGGAGTAAGTAATTTTTGGTAGCGCACTCTACATCACGGGTCAGACGCAGTAGACTCCTCTAGTTCTGCTATGCACCTGGGTTTCCCCAAACTGCGAGCATCAGCAGCTCTTAGCAGcacaggagcagcagcatTTTGCAGAGCGCTCAGCAGACACCAGACAACAGCATTCAGTTTCAGCGGCagcaaacaacaatatttagcACCGGCATTCAGCACAAAAATAGCAACAACATTCAAAATTTTAGCAAGCACTCAGCACTGAGCACATACCAGCAGCAACAATCAAGAGCAATGTGAAAAACGTCTGATCTAATCCTTATCAGAAACTTCAGCAACAAATGACCCAACCTAAAAAGGTTAACCAAAAATGACAACATatatatgattttcctagctCTGGTTGGCCtaaaaggaggaaaaaaattgttgcTGAAATGGGTGGCATTTCATCGATTAATTAACAACAAGTTTAGGGcccctttgattcaaaggattttcatAAGAATTTTAGAGGTTTTGAATCCTTAGGATTTTTTCCTATATGAgctgtttgatttgtaggattgaaACCCATGGGAAATTTTCCTAAGGATTCTATTGCACTAaatttcataggaatttttccATCCATTCCAACCTCTTTTTCaaattcctttgtttttcctgtgttcaatcaaacaaacattgGTCTAACACAAACCCTATAAGATACTAATGGGCATGACATTGCAATTCTGTGATTTTcttattcctgtgtttttcctaTCCTAAATATCCAAGAGGCCCTTATTATGTACTACCAGCCTATGAAATGATCCTCATGACCATCAACAAGAGAGCAGGATTGCACCGGAACTCATCCAAGCAACTTGTACGGAACTGTTTGCGACGGCTGTGGAAAGTCACAGTTGAAGTTTTCAATCGCGCACGAGGACAGGCACCAGTGACATTTCATATTACAGCTTGAGGTGTTTCTCTTTCAGCATCTGAGATCTGGAAGGTGGCTTTGTTGTTTGCCTTAGGTTTTGGGATAGATCTCTGCTATTTAGGTGCTGTAGGTCTCTGTCACTAAGCACGAGCTGGAGCGCCGAGGATGTACACACCCCATGATTTACACCCCCCGTCCTAGCCACATGATTCCACGTGCCCCATGCTACTCGGGTCAGAGCTAAGCTAGCGATGCTTTCGGCTACTGGACTTTAGCCATCTAGGGTGCAGCACTCAACCGCTTCGCCTAGCAGCACAATGCTTGTATTGCTCTCCCACAACCCCGTTTCCACGGTTTAGGCTGCTCCCATTTCGCTCGCCCCTACTATGGGAATcgtttttgctttcttttcctctgGCTTCTAACATGCTCCAGTTCGCCAGGTTGTCTGTTGCCTGctgctcctctctctctctctctcttaatCCATGGGCTAATTAAATTAGAGGTGTGGATTAACACTATGACTACCTGACAACTTTTGCTCTTCTTTCTCTAGCTTTTAAGTGCATATTTAGTACAT carries:
- the LOC100831164 gene encoding adenylate isopentenyltransferase 5, chloroplastic, whose protein sequence is MEQEQQRGKPKVVFVLGATATGKSKLAIALAARFGGEVINSDKIQVYAGLPVITNKVTDEERAGVPHHLLGCVRCPDADFTAEDFYREASAAVARVLSRGALPVVAGGSNRYVEALVEGVDGAFRKEHDCLFVWLDAALETLRRCTAVRVDGMVRRGLVDEARAAFDPGLRADDYTRGARRAIGLPEMDAYLRRVVVQQQEEEGNEEELLAAAVEEIKANTFGLVLEQVDKIRRMSTLEGWDVRRVDCTDLLARVAAGEGGDEELWRKTVWEPVEDMVRSFVDNKSGRPLQQY